From a region of the Brevibacterium siliguriense genome:
- a CDS encoding ClpP family protease — MFTLNSSPHSRPPLFSDSDDADVATAIPESQRMLYAYRSVVFNGELRDENGMEIVSRLVLLSAEDPRSDIHLWINSPGGSVPMMHAIADTIAALPNDVVTIAFGWAASAGQFVLSMGTPGRRLALPHARILLHQGSSGIGGAAADIELQGDDLRSVRDTVLHRIAEATGKTYDRIFEDSLRDRWFTAKEAIEYGLIDRVIDSPADLHVQIGGGR, encoded by the coding sequence ATGTTCACTCTCAACTCTTCGCCCCACAGCCGACCGCCCCTGTTCTCCGACTCCGACGATGCCGACGTGGCCACCGCGATCCCCGAATCCCAGCGCATGCTCTACGCCTACCGGTCCGTCGTCTTCAACGGCGAGTTGCGCGACGAGAACGGAATGGAGATCGTCTCCCGACTCGTCCTCCTCTCCGCCGAGGATCCGCGCTCCGATATTCACCTGTGGATCAACTCTCCTGGCGGATCCGTGCCGATGATGCACGCGATCGCCGACACCATCGCCGCCCTGCCCAATGACGTGGTCACGATCGCCTTCGGGTGGGCCGCCTCGGCGGGACAGTTCGTCCTCAGCATGGGAACGCCCGGACGACGTCTCGCCCTGCCCCACGCTCGCATCCTCCTCCATCAGGGATCGAGCGGGATCGGCGGAGCCGCCGCCGACATCGAACTCCAGGGCGACGACCTCCGATCGGTCAGAGACACCGTCCTGCACCGGATCGCCGAGGCGACCGGAAAGACCTACGACCGCATCTTCGAAGACTCCCTGCGTGACCGGTGGTTCACCGCCAAGGAGGCGATCGAGTACGGGCTCATCGATCGGGTCATCGATTCTCCGGCGGATCTGCATGTTCAGATCGGAGGAGGGCGATGA